From the genome of Longispora fulva:
TCGCCGAACTCCGGCAGCGGCCCCGCCGGCGCGAACACCCTGGTCCCCGGCCGGATCAGCGCCCGGCCGAGCGGAACCATGTCGTCGCCGGGCGCGCCCCAGCCGTGCAGCAGCACCACGGCGTGGCCGCCGTGTTCTTCCTCGGTCATTGTCGACAGGACGGCTACCTGGAGGCCGCCGGGGGGCGTGGGCGCGGAACTCATGGCCGGAGCCTACCGACCGGGTGCGACACCGCCGACGAACCTGGCCCACCGGATCCGGCCGCACCGGTGCCGGACCCCGTCGCACCTGGCCGCCCCCGCCACGCCGCAGGCCGCGACCGGCCGTCGCCGGCTGGCGGGAGCCCACTTTCTTCACTGTCCGGCCGTAGTTCCGGGCCGATTCGTACCCACCTCCGACACCATGGGCGATCCCGCGGAAACCCGTTCCCCGGGACCTCTTGCGCACCATCGACCGGAGTCATAACGTCTGCCTTCGGAGAAGTAACGACGGTGAATGAACGAAGTGGGGTCGCGGTGACGCAGCTACGGTCGGCGCAGAAGGGCACGAAGCGTTCGCTGCGGGCCCGCAACGACGTGCTGGTCCTGCAGAGCGTCGCGGTGGGCGACGGCCAGGTCGCCAGGACCGACATCGTCCGGGAGACGGGGCTGCCGGCGGCCACCGTGTCCGACATCGTGGCCAGCCTGATCGAGCGCCGCCTGGTCCGCGAGTCCGGCCTCGGCGGCTCGCGGGGCGGCAAGCCGCGGATGCTCCTGGAACTCGACCGCGACCACCACCGGTTCGTCGGCGTGCACGTCGGCCGCCGGCAGATCACGGCCAGCAGGTTCACCCTGACCGGCCGCGCCGAGCAGACCGTCACCATCCCGCACTTCCCGGGCGACGACACGATCGCGGTGGCCGCCTCGGCGGTGCACCGGCTGACCCCGGAGCGGGCCGGCGCGATCACGGCGATCGGCGTCGCGGTGCCGGGCATCGTCACCGGCGACGGGACCATCCGCGAGGCGGTCAACTACAACTGGCACATGCTCCCGTTCGGCAGGGACCTGTCGCAGCGCTGCGGTGACGTGCCCGTCCATGTGGTCAACGACGCGAACGCCGTGGCCCTGTCCGAGGTCGCGCTGTCCACCCAGTGGGGCGTCAGCGTCGTGCTGATCTGGATCGGCACCGGCATCGGCGCGGGCATCGTCCTCGACGGCCGGCTCTACGAGGGCCGCGAGTTCCGCAGCGGCGAGATCGGCCACCTCGACATCGGCACGTCGCTGCGCTGCCGGTGCGGCCTCGTCGGCTGTCTGGAGACGGTGGCCACCCTGCCGGTCATGGTCGGTGACGCGTCCCCGGCGGTCGTGGAGCGGTTCCTCGGCGGCGCGGACGACGGCGAGGCGCGCGCCCTGGGCGAACGGATCCGCCGCGGGGCCAGGGAACTGGCCCGGCTGCTGTCCATGTTGGCCGCCACCCTGGACGTCACGGACTTCGTCGCCGGCGGGCCGCTGGTCGGCGACCCGGTCGGACCGGCGTTGCTGCGCGAGACGAACGAGGCCCTGGCACTGCGGGTGATGCCCGGCTTCGCGCCGGTGACCCTGCGGTTCTCCACCCTCGGCGAGCACAGCGTCGTCATCGGCGCGACGGCGCACGCGATCTGCCAGGAGTTCGGCGTGATGCTCACGATGCCGGGCAGCTCCCAGAACGCGGCCGGGGTCGCCGTATGACGGCGGCGTAGAGCACCACCACCACCACGAACGGCGCACACCCGACCAGGTCGGGTGGCGGGAGAACACGTCCCTGTCAACGCGGATCGGGACCACGGGGAGCCACATCACGGATCCACCGACGACGGCACGGGTGCCTGACCGCCCCGGGCTGAACAGCTAGGAGCGCCTCATGAGATCCCACAGGTATTCCCGGGCGGCGGCGGTGGCCGCGCTGGCCGTCGTCGCGGCTCTCACGGTCGGCGCGCCGCCGGCCGCAGCGGCGAACCCCGCGCCGGACGTCGTTCCCGCGCTGCAGGAGTGGACCGCCGGCACCGGATCGCTCCAGCTCACCTCGTCCAGCCGCATCGTGGTACCCGCGGGCGCGGCCCCGCGCGTCGGCCAGCTCGCCACCCAACTCGTCGCCGAGGTCACCGAGCTGACCCCGCTGCGCCTGACCACGGCCACCGGCGGCCCGGCCCAGGGCGACATCACCCTGAAGGTCGACCCGAACGCCTCCTACGGCGGGGTCCTGGCCACCCTGAAGCCCGAGGCCTACCGGCTGGACACCACGGCGACCGGGGTGACCGTCACCGGGGCCAGCGACACCGGCCTGTACTACGGCACCCGTTCCCTGCTCCAGATCCTGGTCCGGGGCACCACGGTCGCGCTCGGCTCGGCCGTGGACTACCCGAACTACGCGGTGCGCGGCTTCATGCTCGACGTGGGCCGGCGCTACTTCACGCCGGAGTTCATCCAGTCGTACATCAAGTGGATGGGGTGGCTGAAGCTCAACACGTTCCAGCTGCACCTCAACGACAACGAGATCCAGGCGCCCAACGGCGACTGGACGAAGGCCTACTCGGCGTTCCGGCTGAAGAGCACCAACCCCACCTTCTCCGGGCTCGCGGCCACCGACGGCTCCTACACCCGGGCCGACTGGGACTCCTTCGAGGCCACCGCCGCCGCGCACGCCGTGACCCTGGTGCCCGAGATCGACGCCCCGGGACACGCCCGCGCGTTCGTCAAGGCGCACCCCGAGCTCGGCCTCAACGGC
Proteins encoded in this window:
- a CDS encoding ROK family transcriptional regulator, translating into MTQLRSAQKGTKRSLRARNDVLVLQSVAVGDGQVARTDIVRETGLPAATVSDIVASLIERRLVRESGLGGSRGGKPRMLLELDRDHHRFVGVHVGRRQITASRFTLTGRAEQTVTIPHFPGDDTIAVAASAVHRLTPERAGAITAIGVAVPGIVTGDGTIREAVNYNWHMLPFGRDLSQRCGDVPVHVVNDANAVALSEVALSTQWGVSVVLIWIGTGIGAGIVLDGRLYEGREFRSGEIGHLDIGTSLRCRCGLVGCLETVATLPVMVGDASPAVVERFLGGADDGEARALGERIRRGARELARLLSMLAATLDVTDFVAGGPLVGDPVGPALLRETNEALALRVMPGFAPVTLRFSTLGEHSVVIGATAHAICQEFGVMLTMPGSSQNAAGVAV